The DNA region CGCCGAAGCCGTTCATGGGCTGCGCCGTGACCTGGCCCGCCGTGGCCTTGGAATCCCGGACCAGCGACTCCCCTTCGAAGCCCGGCGCCGCGATCTGAACGAGCGCCGAAGGCCGAAGGTTCCCACTCCTGGCGACTTGTCCGAAGACCTGCCCGGCCGTCACGCCGGCGGTCAAAACGCACCTCAGGATACAGGTGAGGCAGCGACGTCCCCGAATACCCATGGCAATTCCCTCCTTGCTAGGGATCACGGAGAAGGGCCGCTCAGGGGGCCATGGCTGCCGGGATTACGGAAATGTCTCGGTTCAAACCGCAGCCGCCAGGTTTTCGCGAAGCACGCGAGGGTGTCGCGCGGCGATGCGCAGCAGCGCCAATGCCGGTCCCTCGGGATTCCGGCGGTTCTGTTCCCAGTTGCGCAGGGTATGGATGCTGATTCCCAGAGCGTCGGCAAACTGCCGCTGCGTCAGGCCGACAAAGCGTCGAAGGGCGATGACGTCCTCGCCACCGGCCAGCTGCCCGCGGAGGAGACGCTCGCGCTGCTTCCTCGGAATCGCGCGGGCGAAATCCCGGTCGGTCAATTCACGAATGTCATCACTCATGTCCTTTCCTTTCCGATTCTCCATAGCGTCGGCGCTCCTTCTTGGTCGCCATGCGCGCACTCATAATCCGCACGACGTCGTCCTCACGCTCGGTGTAGACCACCACGATGACTCCCTGTCGGATTCGGCCCAAGGCGACAAAACGGTCCTCTTGGCCAGAGTGCTCTTCGTCGTAGATCTCCAGGTAGTCACCACCGCTTCGAAACAACTCCGCCGCTTGTTCGAACGAAAGGTGGTGTCTCCTGCGATTGAGTCTGTCCTTGGCGGGATCCCATTCAATTCGCAGCGCATGCAGATAGTATACGCCATTGACATACTAGGTCAATGGCTTATTCCACTCTACTTGCTTGGTATCACGCAGGAGGGCCGCTCAGGGGGCCATGGCCGCCGGGATCACGGAATCGTGCTGGTGAAAACCCGAGCCGGCGCCCCGCGGGGCGCCGGCCTGGATGAGGAAGAAACTGGGGGAACGGGAAGCGCTTACTGGGGGCTCAGCGTCTTGCAATCGTTGTCCGAGAAGCCGGCGCAACGGGCGTGGCACATGTTGGTGTACCGGCACCCGTGGCAGGTCACGGGCGCGTAGGCCGTGCCACAGCCGCATCCTCCGCCGCTGGGACAGTTCTTCGCCTCGGCCACCGGAGCGAAGAACTGGATCGTCGCCGCCGCCACCGCCACGAACAGGAGGACCAGGATCGCGAGCTTGAGCTTGGTCATGGTGCGCTCTCCAAGATGGGGGGTTAGAGGTTCGACTCGGCCTTCGACATTATGCCGAGCTCGACGACGGATCTAGAACGATCTTGCTTTTCTGGAGGGTAAAGCTACCGCAGCGTCAGCATCACGAGATCGGATTGGCGATCGACACGGACGAGGAAGAGGCCGCGGTTATCG from Candidatus Polarisedimenticolia bacterium includes:
- a CDS encoding BrnT family toxin, with the protein product MHALRIEWDPAKDRLNRRRHHLSFEQAAELFRSGGDYLEIYDEEHSGQEDRFVALGRIRQGVIVVVYTEREDDVVRIMSARMATKKERRRYGESERKGHE
- a CDS encoding helix-turn-helix domain-containing protein encodes the protein MENRKGKDMSDDIRELTDRDFARAIPRKQRERLLRGQLAGGEDVIALRRFVGLTQRQFADALGISIHTLRNWEQNRRNPEGPALALLRIAARHPRVLRENLAAAV